In a single window of the Nodularia spumigena CCY9414 genome:
- a CDS encoding DUF2997 domain-containing protein — protein MERAILIHFDTATGEVKIEAEGFEGLSCLEATQPFEEALGIVESDRTYKPESHQQLRSTNTHQHRLHQ, from the coding sequence ATGGAAAGGGCAATATTGATACATTTTGACACTGCTACAGGTGAAGTAAAAATAGAAGCTGAAGGATTTGAGGGATTGTCCTGTCTAGAAGCAACCCAACCTTTTGAGGAAGCTTTGGGGATAGTAGAGAGCGATCGCACCTACAAGCCCGAATCTCACCAACAGCTTCGTAGCACTAATACCCATCAACACCGACTACATCAATAA
- a CDS encoding DUF1257 domain-containing protein produces MSHFSTVTTKLTNRECLVDALQDLQLTVQVYEKPQLLKGYYDDSEGKSAEIVVPGHTLNARADIGFLWDQEVKVYQIIHDAYETVPRLGENFFSHTLMQAYGKNMVRAKAAQLQEQLGEYTITEETKGQVHTLRLAFSAHQQTQQVRR; encoded by the coding sequence ATGTCACATTTCTCAACTGTCACCACAAAATTAACTAACCGTGAATGTTTAGTTGATGCTCTACAAGATTTGCAGCTTACCGTGCAAGTTTATGAGAAACCACAATTGCTCAAAGGTTATTACGACGACTCTGAAGGCAAAAGTGCAGAGATTGTTGTCCCTGGTCATACTTTAAATGCCCGTGCAGATATCGGGTTTCTGTGGGATCAAGAAGTAAAGGTGTATCAAATCATCCATGATGCCTATGAAACCGTACCCCGACTGGGAGAAAACTTCTTTTCTCATACCCTCATGCAAGCCTACGGTAAAAACATGGTTCGCGCTAAAGCAGCACAGTTACAGGAACAGCTAGGAGAATACACCATCACCGAAGAAACCAAGGGTCAAGTACATACCTTGCGTCTTGCATTCTCAGCACATCAACAAACTCAGCAAGTACGGAGATAG